The genomic stretch TGATCCGGCGCATAACGATTCGCGCAACGCCTTCTTCATTAGGGGAATGATTGCTTACGGCGATTACACTACGAATATTACTTATACGCTGATGCAAAACTAGAGGATGATGCCGCTAATCGTGGCAAACGGGACAAGTGATGGTCATTTGATTAGTCTAAGGAAGTCAGAACAAAAGGACTTCCCCTATGTACCGAGTTCACTTTGTACTTGGCTTGATTGCAGTCAGTACGACTGTAGTGGCAGGCGATACCCAAACACTTAAGCTAACTATACCCAAGGTAGTGATAGCCGCTATTGAACCCATAACCTCCCTCACTTTTGCGGAGGGAGCAAGCACAGCATCGGGCAGCAGTTCACTTTCCATAAGCTCCAATGACCCTCAAGCCAAACTGCAAATCACCCCCACAGGGGTAAACCTTGCCGTCACCTCATCCAGCATTGCTTGCCCCAGCGGCAGCAGCAGCAGCAGCAGCAGCACCTCGACCATTATCTGCGCGATTGGCATCAAACGTACCAAAGACAGCCTCCTGGCATTCGAGGCCACACGCACAGAAGGCGATGACTTCAGTATTAATTATACATTGACGCAATGATCTATGGGTAAACGGATTTATTGCGCTTTACGACGCTGGAACTTGCGATAACGCCGCCACACCCACCACACCGGCCCCGACAACGCATACGACAGGAAAACCCCGAACAACACCTTGGGCGGATCAATCGTGGTCAAAGCAAACCCCAGCACCATCACCAGAACGGCCAAAAACGGTACGCGGTTTCGCAGGTCAACATCCTTGAAACTGTAGAAACTGATATTGCTGACCATCAACAGACCCACTGCCAAGGTGAGAATCAAGGCAGGTATTTGTACATTACCACCGGCCACTTCCATATCGTGGAAGACCCACACCATCCCCACCATCACGGCGGCGGCAGCAGGGCTTGGCAAGCCCACGAAAAAGCGCTTGTCCACTTTGCCAATCTGGGTATTGAAACGCGCCAAGCGCAACGCCGCGCACGCCACGTATACAAACGCCGCCAGCCAGCCAGCCTTGCCCCAAGCAACGCCAGCCGATTGCAAATGCACCAATGCCCACTGGTACATCACCAAACCCGGCGCAACGCCAAAGGAAATCAAATCAGCCAGACTGTCGTATTGCGCACCGAATTCGGTTTGAGTATTGGTCATACGAGCAACCCGCCCATCCAGACCATCCAGAATCATGGCAATGAAAACTGCCACTGCTGCCGCTTCAAACTTGCCCTGCATGGCTGCGACCACAGCATAAAAACCGCCGAACATCGCGCCCGTGGTAAGTAGATTAGGTAATAGGTAAATGCCCTTACGTGGTGGGGCTTTGAGTTCCGGTTGTTGTTCTTCCACTTAAATTCATCCCGCTTACTGCTATAGGTATTCCGCACATAGTAGCCAGCATTAGGTGAAAGTGAAATGTGTTTCTGTAGAATCCGTTCGACAGCCTATTCTCCTATACTAATGAAAATAAACGTGTACAATCACAAGTCTAGGACGAATATGCTCACAGCAGTTTGATTTACATCAAAAAAACATACATTTAGGTGATTCGAGAGAGCCACATATGAAGACAGTTCCGTTACACAGCGCCAAAAAATCAGCCATCGCTTGCCACAATTGTAGCTTGAGTGACCTGTGCCTGCCGCGCGGCCTTAACCGTGACGAACTGGAATTGCTGGAAAACTCCATCAACAAAACAGTGAAAATCAAGAAAAAAGATTACCTGTTCCACCGTGACGACACCCAACAGGCCATCTTCGCTGTCAAAGCCGGGGCAATCAAAACATCCCTTTCTACCCCGGATGGTGAAGAACAAATCCTCGGTTTCTATCTGCCCGGCGACCTATTAGGGTTTGATGCGTTTGCCCGC from Thiothrix litoralis encodes the following:
- the pssA gene encoding CDP-diacylglycerol--serine O-phosphatidyltransferase; this encodes MEEQQPELKAPPRKGIYLLPNLLTTGAMFGGFYAVVAAMQGKFEAAAVAVFIAMILDGLDGRVARMTNTQTEFGAQYDSLADLISFGVAPGLVMYQWALVHLQSAGVAWGKAGWLAAFVYVACAALRLARFNTQIGKVDKRFFVGLPSPAAAAVMVGMVWVFHDMEVAGGNVQIPALILTLAVGLLMVSNISFYSFKDVDLRNRVPFLAVLVMVLGFALTTIDPPKVLFGVFLSYALSGPVWWVWRRYRKFQRRKAQ